A window of Nonomuraea angiospora genomic DNA:
GCGAGCCGGGGCCGAGAGCGCCGCACGGTCCGGTGTGCGGATCCTGCTCGAGACCCATGACGCCTTCCTCACCGGACGCGCCGTCGCCGGAGTGCTCGACCAGGTCGGCTCCCCGCACGTCGGAGCCCTCTGGGACGTGGTCAACCCGTGGCGCGCGGGCGAGCCCCCGGCCGTCACGGCCGAGGCGCTGCGTCCCTGGCTGGCCCACGTCCAGGTCAAGGACGTCGCCTCCGTCACCGATCTCGCGCCCGTGCTGCCGGGCGCCGGAGCCGTGCCCCTCGACGCGTTCGCCGGGGAACTGGCCCGTCTCGGCTATGGCGGCTGGACCTCCCTGGAGTGGGAGGCCGCCTGGTACCCGCAGGCCGCGCCCCTGTATGAGGCCCTGTCCGCCTTCCGCTCGCTGACGTTGGAGCACATCCGATGATCGAGAACCTGAACGATCTGCGCGAAGCGCTCAGCGCCCCCTCCGAGGCCGTGGCCGACGGCCTCGCCCGCACCGAAGGCGACCTGATGCTGCTGGGCGCCGGAGGCAAGATCGGCCCCGGCCTCGCGGTGATGGCCCGCCGCGCCCTCGACGCCCGCGGTTCCACCGCCCGGGTCATCGCCGTCGCACGCACCCTCTCCGGCGACGACGAGACGTTCATGAAGCAGGCCGGAGTGGAGATCGTCCGGGCCGACCTGCTCGACCACGCCGACCTGGCCCGCCTGCCCGAGGCCGAGCGCGTCGTCTACCTGGCCGGACGCAAGTTCGGCACGCACGGCTCCGAACCCGGCACCTGGGCGCTCAACACCTACCTGCCGGGACGCGTCATGCGGCGCTTCCCCGCATCGCGCGTCGTCGCCTTCTCCACCGGAAATGTCTACCCCCTGGTACCGGTGACCAGCGGCGGAGCCGACGAGACCACCCCTGCGAGCCCTGTCGGCGAATACGCGCAGTCCTGCCTGGGCCGCGAACGCGTCATCGAGCACTTCTCGCGCGCCCAGGGCACCCCGGCCGCCATCGTCCGCCTGAACTACGCCGTCGAGATGCGCTACGGCGTCCTGCTCGAACTGGCGCAGGCCGTCCTCCGGGGCGAGCCGATCGACCTGGCGACGGGCAGCGTCAACGTCATCTGGCAGGGCGACGTCAACGCCATGACGCTGAGCCTCTTCGAGCACTGCGCCACCCCGCCGCTGATCCTCAACATGGCCGGACCCGAGACCGCGTCGGTCCGCTGGCTGGCCGGGCAGCTGGCCGCGCGCCTCGGGGTCACGCCGCGCTTCACCGGTGGTGAGGAGCCCACGGCCCTGCTCTCCAACGCCGCACGCTCGCACGCCCTGTTCGGCTACCCGACGGTTCCGCTGATGCGCCTCCTCGACGAGACCGCCCGCTGGGTGGCCGAGGGGGGAGCGGTGCACGGCAAGGCCACCCACTTCCAAGAACGAGAAGGACGCTTCTGATGCCAGCCATCCTGGCGCCCGCCGCAGCACGCACCCTGCTCGAAGGCGTCATCATCCCCGCACACCCCCTCGTCATCACCGCCGACGGCACGCTCGACGAGCGCCGCCAGCGAGCGCTGACCCGGTACTACCTCGACGCCGGCGCGGGCGGCCTCGCCGTCGGCGTCCACACCACCCAGTTCGGCATCCGCACGGCGGGCCTGCTGGAGCCGGTGCTGCGGCTGGCCGCGGAGGAAGCCGCCACGGCCGCCGCTCGGGCGGACGGCCCGGCCCCGGTGCTGGTCGCGGGCGTGGCAGGCGGTACGGCGGAGGCCGTCCGCGAGGCCGAGATGGCCGCCTCCCTGAGCTACGACCTGGCCATGGTCATCGTGCGCGGGCTGGACCACCTGCCTGACCGCGAGCTCGTCGCCCACCTGGCCGAGATCGGTGAGGTGCTGCCGCTGTGCGGGTTCTACCTGCAGCCGGCCGTGGGCGGTCGCGTCCTCGGCGTGGACTTCTGGCGCCAGGCGGCCCAGCTCCCGGCGCTGCGTGCGGTGAAGATCGCGCCGTTCGACCGCTACCGCACGATCGACGTGGTCCGGGCGGTCTGCGAGTCCGGCCGGGCCGAGGAGATCGCCCTGTACACCGGCAACGACGACAACATCCTCGTCGACCTGCTCACCGAGTTCTCCATCGAGGTGGACGGCGAGCCGGTGGTCAAGCGCATCGTCGGCGGCCTGCTCGGCCAGACGGCGGTGTGGACCCACCGCGCCGTCGAGCTGCTGAACCGCGCCCACGAGGCGGTCAGGAGCGGGCAGGTGGACACCGAGCTGCTCACCCTCGCCGCGCGGCTCACCGACGCCAACGGCGCGGTCTTCGACGTGGCGCACGGGTTCGCGGGCTGCATCGCCGGAGTGCACGAGGTGCTGCGCCGCCAGGGCCTGCTGGCCGAGGTACGGCTGCTCGACCCGGCCGAGGGCCTGTCGCCCGGCCAGGCCGAAGAGCTCGACCGCGTCATCGCCGCCTACCCCGAGCTGGTGGACGACGAGTTCGTCGCCCGGCACCGCGACGCGTGGCTGAAGGCGGCGTGAAGAAGATCACCGCCTTACTGGCGGCGCTGATCGTGGCCTCGGCGCCGCTTCAGGCGATGCCCTCCCCCGCCGCGGCCGCCGCCGACGGGCAGAACCTGGTGCCGAACCCCGGGTTCGAGACGACCACGCCCTCAACCGAAGCCTGCCCGGCGCCCGCCTGGTGCACACCGTGGCAGAGCTCCACCTACACGATCGACACCGCGGTGGCCGCCGAGGGCGAACGCTCGATGCGGATCGACGGCTCGCCGGCCAAGAAGATCGGCGGCTTCGTCACCGTCCCGCTCAACCAGACGACCACCCCCATCGTGCACATCTCGGCCAAGGTGAAACTGGATGCGATCACCCTGGCCGACTACACCGACTTCCCCGGCGCGGCCCGCGTCTCGCTCAGCTTCAGCTACGTCGACAGCGCGGGGAGCACCGTCTACACAGGCTCCGGCCTGCTCGGGGGCATCCTCACCGGCAGCACGGACTGGACCACCGTGCAGGGCACCTTCAAGGTGCCGCCGCTGACCACCCGGGTCCAGATCATCAACACCGTGCAGACCTCCACCGGCACCATGTGGGTGGACGACGTGCGGGTGACACCTGGATCGGCCTGGCTCTACCCCGAACGCGCCACCAAGAAGGCCGCGCCGGGCAGCGACGCGACGTTCCTCGTCACGGTCACCAACCGGCGGGCCGTGGCCGACACGCTGCGACTCGCGGTGGACCGCGGCACGGTGAGCCCGGCGGTGACCGCGCCGCTGAAGCCGGGCGAGTCCACCCTGGCCACGGTGACGGTTCCCGGCGCGGGCTCGGCCGTACTGACCGCCACGCCCAGTGGTGACGCGGCATCCGCGCGGCGGGCCACGCTCACGGTGGAGGAGGCCACCGCCAAAGGCGGCGAGCCTCGGGTCTACGCGACGCCCGCGGAGCTGGAAACCCTGCGCAAGCGCATTTCGGGGCAGCCGTGGGCGGCCAAGGCCTTCGACACCACCGTCAAGGCGGAGGCCGATGCCTGGCTGGGCAGGCCGCTGGACAAGACGGTCTTCCACGGCGGCTGGAGCGGCAACTTCAAATGCCCCGGCACCAACACCATGCTGACCTTCGACTACGACAGCCCCACGAGCCACCGGTGCCCGCTCGACGGCAAGACCTACAGCGGCGAGCCGTACGACAGCGCATGGGTGGAGATCTGGCACAACAACGCCGCGCAGGGCGCCTCCGATCTGGCGCTCGCCTACCGGGTGACAGGCGGCGAGCAGTACGCGGCCAAAGCGCGCGACATCCTGCTCTACTACGCCGATCGGTTCCTGGCGGTGCCGCTCAACCCGCTCTACGGGCGCATCCATTACCAGTCGCTGGACGAGGCGGTCGCGGCCATCGGGCTGATCGACGCCTACGACCTGATCCGCGACGGCCTCACCGAGGCCGAGCGGGTGAACATCGAGGGCAACCTGCTGCGCCCGCTGGCCGAGCTGCTGATCTCCAGCCCGATGGCGACCTCCAACTTCCAGGCGTGGACGGCCGCGGCGGTGCACGGGGCCGGCGCGGCGATCGACGACGCCGGACTGCGCGATACCGCGCTGAAGGACACCGAGTTCCTGCTGGACAAGGCGATCGTGAGCGACGGCTGGTGGTGGGAGGGCTCGGCCAGCTACCACCTGTACGCGCTCCAGGCGCTCACCCAGGTCGCCATCTCGGCGCGGGAGAAGGACTACCCGCACGATCCGCGCTTCAAGTCGATGTACACCACGCTGCTGCCGTACCTGTACCCGGACCAGACCGTACCCGCGGCCGGTGACGGCGGCACCTGGGGACGGAGGTTCGGCCCCAACTTCACGATGTTCGCCGAATGGGCCTATGCCACCTACGCCGACCCGGACTTCGCCGCCGGGCTCGGGCTGGCCTACCACAATCTCGGCCAGCCGCGGGGCGACCGGTGGGCGCTGCGGTACGGCGCCGACGAGATCCCGAAGAGCTCGGGGGTACGGCAGCGCAGCACGACCTTCCGCGGCCTGGGCGAGACCGTGCTGCGCGGCGGCGAGCCGGCCAACCTCATCCCCAACGGGGACTTCACGGAGGCGGCGCTGGAGGATGCGGGCAAGCCGGCCTCCTGGGCGCTGACCGGGACCTGGAAGAAGGGCGCCGTGACGGGCCGGGCGACCCAGACCTTCCCGGTGGACGGCACTCGCCTGTCACACCTGCGGCTGTCGGTCCTGGGCCGTGGAGCGGTCACGCTGACCTTCCTCGACGGCAAGGGCAGGAAGATCAGCGCGACCGAAGGGGAGACGGAGCTCCAGGTGCCGGTCAAGGCGCGTGCCGTACGGCTGGCCATCGACGGCGGCTTCGAGCGGCTCGACCTGTGGCCGGCCGACCTGGCCCGGGACGGCGGCTTCGAGGACGGCGGCAAGGCCTGGGCCCGCGAGGGCCGCACGGCGATCTCGCCGCTCGCCTACCGCGGCGGCTCGGCGGCGACGGCCAGGCAAGGGCGCTGGAGCAGCGACATCCCGGTCACCGGCGGCCTCGTCGGCACCGTCGAGCTGACGGCACGCGTCCAGGGGACCGGCCGGATCGAGCTGTCGTTCGTGAACAAGGACGGCACGACCACCGAGCCCGTCTCCACGGCCTTCCTGGGCACCTGGAAGGCGGTCGCGGCGCGCGGCGCGGTTCCGCGTGAGGCGGTCGCGGCACGGGTGGCGCTCGTCTCGGACAGGGGCGTGGGCTTCTTCGACGACGTCGCCCTGCTGTACGGCTCGGCGGTGGACCCCTTCCAGGCCGACGCGATCCGGATGGACCACGGCATCCCGGGCGGCAGCCATGGTCACGCCGACAAGCTCCACATCGACGTGACCGGCGGCGGGCTGCAGTCGACCGACCTCGGGATGGTCTACGGCTCCGACAACGCCGACCTGACCAACAACTGGTACCGCGAGACCGTCTCGCACAACACGGTCGTCGTGGACGGGCGGAGCCAGGACCGGGCCATGCGCGGCTCGCTGAACTTCTTCGGCACCACACCCGGGCTGCGGGTGGCCGACGCCGGGGCCAAGGACGGGGACGTGGCCATCCGCCGTGCGGACCTGATGACCGACCGTTACACGCTCGACGTGTTCGACGCCTCGGGAAGCACCGCGCACCGCTACGACCAGTCGTGGCACGGGCAGGGAACGCTGGAGGTCGGCGGGCCCGCCATGACGCCGCCGCCCTGCGGCGACTGCGTGCTGGACCCGGCCGACACCGACTTCGGCTACCACCGGCTCAAGCGGGTCGCCGAGGGCACCGCGGCGGACGGGCGGTGGAAGGCGCAGTGGACCTCCGACACGGGGGTGCTCTCGCTGCGGTCGCTGGAGCCGGTCTCGACCGGAGTCCTGCACACCAGCGGGCCGGGCGAGGCCACCACCGGCCGGCCCATTCCGTTCCTGCTGGCCAGGCGGGAGGGGGCGGCGAAGACGCGGTTCACCACGCTGATCGAGACCCGCTCGCCGGCTGACCGGCCGGCCGTGAGCGACGGCCGGCGGATCGCCGACGGGCACGTCCAGGTCGACCTGGCCGACGGTGTCCGCGACGACGTGCTCTTCGACTCCGGCTACGCGCTGCTCAGACGGGCCGCGAACGGTTCACCGGTCAGTGTGGACCTGATGCGCCGCGCCGCGGTCTCCGTGGACGGCGTCGACTGGGTCAAGGTCTCGCGGCCGATCGAGCGGGCGTCGGTGGCCTACGCCGGGTCCGAGCTGCGGCTGACGGTGCCGCGCGGAGAGCCCGGACGGTATGAGATTTCGGTTCACGCGCCGGGCGTACGCGATGTCACCCTCAACACGCGCTCCGTTGAATTCGCCCGGTCCGGTGACATGATCACCGTCGCCGTCACCGTCTCCTAGGAGCTCGCCATGGCAGCGCACCTGCGGCCCTACCATCCTGCCGACCTGGCCGGGATCTACCGGGTGTGCCTGCTCGTCGACGGGGCGGGCCGGGCGGAGGCACCCCGCTTCCACGCCCCCGACCTGCCCGGTCACCTCTACGCGGGGCCGTACGCGGTCGCCGATCCCGGCCTGGCCTTCGTCGTCGCCGACGAGCACGGGATCGGCGGCTACATCGTCGCCACCGCGTGCACCGAGGAGTTCCTCGGGTGGGCCCGCGAGCACTGGTGGCCGGTGCTGCGCGAGCAGTACCCCCGCCATCGCGACCCCGGCGACGGCACCCTCGACCACCGGTACGTCGATGTGATCCACGACTACCCGGACGCGCCCCGGCCCTGGTTCGCCAGCCACCCGGCCCAGGCGCACATCAAGCTCACCGCGCGGCTGCAGGGCAGCGGCTGGGGCCACCGCCTCATGTCAGCCCTGATCGCGTCGTTGCGGGAACGGCAGGTGCCCGGCCTGCACCTCGGCGTCGCCGAGACCAACGGCCGGGCCCTGGCCTTCTACGCCGCGCTCGGCTTCACCGAAGCCGAGCGTCACCCCTGGGGACGCACGCTCGTCCTCGATCTCTGAACAGGAGCCAGCTCATGAGAGGAAAAGTCCTCACCGCACTCGTCTCCTTATTCGCCCTCGTCCCCGGCACCGCCCTGGCCGCACCCCGCGTCAACACCTTCGAACGGCCCGAGCGGGGCAGCGCCTACACCCTGAGCCAGTGGGCGGCCGACGGGTGGAGCGCCCCCTGGCAGGAGGGCATGGACACCCGTACCTGGATCGACGGTTACAACTTCAACCACTCGGGCGGCAAGTCGCTGCGCGTCTTCTACCCCAAGGGCAAGATCGGACCGGCCGACTCCGGCGCCCAGGCGCCGCTCGCGCTGAGCCCGGCCCGCGAGTACTACCTGTCCTACTGGGCGCGCTACAGCAGCGACTTCAGCTGGGGCACCACGGAGTTCGCCGGGAAACTGGGACTCGGCCTGGCGGGCGGCAAGGCGTGCTCGGGAGGCCAGGTCTGCGACGGCTACAACGGCTTCAGCTCGCGTATGATCTGGCGGCGCGACAACGGCCAAGCGGCGATTTACTACTACCACATGGGTCACGCCGGGCAGTACGGCGACTACGCCGTGCTCAAACGCAACGGCGCCGACATCCTCTATCCGCGCGGGGAATGGTTCAACATCGTCCAGCGCCTCAAGGTCAACACCGTCACCAACGGTAACGCCAACCCCGACGGCGAGATCGAGATCTTCTACAACGGCGTCTCCGCCGCCACCGTCACCGGGCTGCGCTTCGTGCGCAACGGCGACCTGATCGACAGGGCCTACTTCTCCTCCTTCTTCGGCGGGGCGGACACCACTTTCGCACCTGCCAACGACTCCTGGATCTGGTACGACGACCTCAAGGTGTCGACCAACCGGGCCGACATCTGCGAGCTGGCGCCCGGCGGCTGCCACACCCGGACCTTCCAGGCCGAGAGCTACAGCGCGATGAAGGGCGTGATCACCGAGCCCACGCCCGACACGGGTGGCGGGCAGCACGTCGGCTCCTTCGACAGCACCGACTGGATCGCCTTCGGCGGGGTCACCATCCCGTCGGCCGGTCGTTACCTGGTGGAGTACCGCGTCGCGTCGCCGCACGACGGCGGGGTGATCTCGCTGGACATCAACGAAGGCGCCACGCCGCTCGGAAACGTCGACTTGCCGAACACCGGGAGCTGGTCGAGCTACCGGACGATCTCCCGTGAAGTCGACCTACCCGCCGGGACACACCAGTTCGGCGTCTACGCGGCGACGGGCGGCTTCAACCTCAACTGGTGGAAGATCACCCGGCTCTACTGAACCGCCACGAGGTGGCACTCGAACAGGCCGTGATGGTGCGCGGCCTGTTCGGGGCCGCAACACGCCCTGCCGGGGAGGCCGGCGTCGTCCGCGCACTGCCGTCGATCCCTTCCGAGACCTGTGAGGAAAGCCGCATGAGCCTCGTCCCCTTGCCCGCCGCCGTGATCCCGGCCTATGGAGTCTTCGCCCTCACCGCGGAAACCGGCCTGACCGCGCCGGACGCCCTGCATGGAGTCCTGGCATGGTTACAGGGAACCCTGCGCGCGGGGACCCGGCTACCCCTGCGCGAGTCGGCGTCCGGATCGATCCGGCTGGAACTCGCCCCGGATCTCGCCCCCGAGTCCTACCGTCTGCGGGTCACCCCCGACCACGTGCGCATCGAGGGCGGCGACCCCGCAGGCGTGTTCTACGGCTGCCAGACGCTGCTGCAGCTGCTCCCGCCCGCCGTACACCGACGGTCATGCACAGCCCCCGGCACGGAGTGGGTCATCGGCGCGACCACCATCACCGACGCGCCGCGCTTTCCGTGGCGCGGAGTCCTGCTCGACGTCGCACGGCACTTCATGCCGGTGCACGACGTGCTCAGGTTCATCGACCAGATGGCGGCGCACCGGCTCAACCGGCTCCACCTCCACCTCACCGACGACCAGGGCTGGCGTCTGGAGATCCGGCGTTACCCCCGTCTGACCTCGGTGGGAGGGTGGCGTACGGAGACCCAGATCGGTTCCGGGCCGGACGCGGGGACCGATGGCCGGCCGCACGGCGGCTATTACACCCATGACGACATCCGCGAGATCGTCGCCTATGCCGCCGGACGGTTCGTCACGGTGGTGCCGGAGATCGAGATGCCCGGCCATGTCCGCGCCGCCCTGGCCGCCTACCCCGAACTCGGCGCCGGGGCCGAGCGGCTGCCGGTGTGGACCCGCTGGGGCATCGACGATCACGTGCTCAACGCCGAGGAGCACACCGTCAGGTTCTTCTGCGACGTGTTCGACGAGGTGATCGAGCTGTTCCCGTCGCCGTATGTCTGCGTGGGCGGCGACGAGGCCCCGAAGACCCGCCTGCGTCACGATCCGGCCTCGCGGGCCAGAGCCGCCGAACTCGGGCTCGACAGCGTGGACCGGTTGCCGGGATGGTTCCTGGGGCGCATCGGCCGTCACCTGGCCGGGCGCGGCCGCCGCCTGCTCGGCTGGGACGACCTGCTCGAAGGCGACCTGCCGGTCGATGCGACGCTCCTGTCCTGGCGCGGCATGTCCGGCGCCGTCGTCGCGGCCCGCCGGGGGCACGATGTGATCAGCTGCCCCGACAACTACGCCTACCTCGACTACCGGCAGTCGGACCTGGACACGGAGCCGATACCGCAGTCCGTCGTCCTGGACCTCGACCGCGTCTACGCCTTCGAGCCCGTGCCCGCGGAGCTCTCTCCCGAGGAAGCCAGGCATGTGATCGGAGGCCAGGCCAACATCTGGACGGAGTACATGGACTCCCGACGTGTGGTCGACTATTTCGCCTTTCCCCGCCTGGCGGCGATCGCGGAAGTCCTGTGGACTCCGGCCCCTCTGCGTGACCTGCCCGGTTTCCGCGGGCGCATGGAAACCCACCTGCTGCGCCTGGAGGCCATGGGAATCGAGTTCCGCCGGCCGCAGGGCCCGAAACCGTGGCAGCAGCGGCCCGGGATCGCCGGACGCCCCAGGACCGAGGAGGAACGCGACGCCCACATCGCCCGCATCACCGGCCGGTCATAGGCGTTGACGCTGCTTGATCCTGGCGATCCCTGGCCGCGCGCCGGGCCGCGCCGATGGCCTCCGCCGATGGCCTCGGCGGGCACCGATCGGGCCGGGCGGGTGAGGACGCGGCGGACGGTATCCGCGGGCACCTTGGGCTCGCGGTCCTCGGTGAGCAGCCCGTTCGGCTCCTGCTCGGTGTCCGTCAGCCGGGTCCAGCAGAGGCCGGCCGGCTCCGGGTTGTCCAGTACCGCGTCCACGAGCTGCCGGAACCTCTCGGCCGGTTCCTCGGTGGAGCCGACGGTGGCGTACCCGTGCCAGGGCTCGTCCCGCGCCGGGCGGAGGCTGGTCCCGCCGCTCGCGGACAGCACCACCGGCCGGCGATACGGTTCCCATGGGGGCTCCGGTCCGTCTTCATGCGATGCCGACCGGCCTCGATCGAGGCTCCGCATGTTTGCGCAAACTTAAGCTCGGCACCTGTCATCGTCGAGACCGCTGTTGTGAGGTTCGGAGAGGTTGCGCTCCACCTCGATATATCCGCATGTCCAGCCACTCTAAGAGAATGCAACGATGTTTGCGGAAACATCAACCATGGCTATCACCCTCCAGAGATGCCGCTGTACTCTGTCGGCGACGACGAAGGGAGACGACCCGGCATGGCTCGACTACCGGGGACGAGAGCGTCAGGCGGCCCGTCGATGGCGGACGTCGCCAAGCTCGCCGGCGTCTCGGGCCAGACCGTGTCCCGGGTCGTGAACGGCAACGACCGGGTGACCGCCGACACCAGACTCAAGGTCGAGACGGCCATGAGACAGCTCGGCTACCGCGCCAACATCGCCGCGCGGGCGCTGGCCACCGGCCGGTTCGGCACGATCGGCGTCGTCATGTTCAACCTCAGCGCCGTGCTCAACGTCTGCATCCTCGAGGCCGTCGTGACCGGCGCCCAGGCCCGCGGCTACTCGGTGAGCGTCGCGATGGTCGACGGCCCGACCGAGAAGGACATCCGCGCCGCCGTCCGCGGCCTCACCGACCGTGCGGTGGACGGCGTGATCGTGATCGAGGCCCGGGTGCTCGACACCCCGCAACTGCACCTCCCCGAGGAGGTGCCCGTGGTGATCGCCGACAGCAGGGCGGCGCACCGGCACCCCACCTTCGGCATGGACGAGGCCGCCGGCGTCCGCGCCGCCGTGGACCACCTGCTCGGGCTCGGCCACGCCACCGTGCACCACGTGGCCGGACCGACCGGCTCGAACCCGGCACAGCGACGCAGGGCTGCCTGGCAGCGGCTGCTGAAACGCTCGGGCCGCGCCGTCCCCCCACCCGCCGTCGGCGACTGGTCCCCGCAGTCGGGGTACGACGCCGCACGCCGCCTGCTGGCCGGCGACGACGTGAGCGCCGTCTTCGCCGCCAACGACCAGATGGCCGCGGGCGTGCTCAGGGCCGCCGCCGAGCTGGGCCGCAAGGTGCCGGACGACCTGAGCGTCGTCGGCTTCGACGACCTCGACTTCACACCGTTCCTCGCCCCGCCGCTGACGACCGTCCGCCAGGACCTCGCGGCGGTGGGACGCCGCTGCCTCGAACACCTGATCGCGCGGATCGAGGCGCCGCCCGGGATCGAGGCGGCCCAGCCCGCCAGCAGGTTCGTCCGCCCGGAACTCGTGATCAGAGCGTCCACCGCGCCCCCACGCCGCTGAGCCCGCCGCCACGGCCATTGACAGGCCGATCAAGTTAGCGCAAACATGACTTCGCGGATGTGCCACCGACACTGTGGCCAGGTTCCTCCGCCCCTCTCCCCCGCACTTCTCCGAGCCCCAGGGAGCAAGGCCCCATGCCGCTTCGCCGACTATCGATCATCGCGCTGACCGCCGTCCTCGCCGCCTCGGCCACCACGCACACCGCCGCCGCCGCTGAAGGCAGGCCTGTGAAACTTGCGTACGGCGCCCTGGGCGCCAACTTCAACCAGAACCTCGACGCGCTGGACTACCGGGAGCTTCGCGAGGCCAAGGCCCGATGGGTCCGCGGGTTCTTCCCGATGCCCGCCACCGACCAGGGCGATCCCGCCGCGCACTTCGCGATCCGCACCATCACCCAGGCAGCCGGGCGAGGCCACGACACCATCCTCAGCCTGAAGTTCCCCTACGACCGGACCTCCTTCCCCGCGCCCGGCAGCGCCCGGATGGCCGCCGAACTGGCCCGCCTGGACCGGGTCCTGCCCACTGTGCTGAACAAGGTGGACATCATCACGATCGGCAACGAGCCGTTCATCGAGAGCCTGCCCGCCGAGCGCGACGCGCGGCTCAACGAGTTCTACGAGACCGTCGCCCGACACGTGATCGACTACAGGCGCCAGCACTGCGGCGCGGACTGCCGCACCGTGCTCTACATGGGCGCGCTGAACCGGCTCGACCTGCCCGACCGCCGCACGCCGGCGGCCGAGCGCTGGATGACCTTCGTCCGCGAGACGCCGGAGATCGAGGGCGTCGACATCCACCCGCACGTGCCCTCGCCCCAGGCCGTCCAGCCGTTCCTCGACTACATCCTGCCGCGGATGCGCCCGCAACAGACGTTCCTCGTCACCGAGTTCTCCCTCGTGCATCACTGGAGACAGCACCTGCGCGACACCGTCGCCACCAAGTTCGCACAGCAGTACGGCTTCGCCCCGGACACCCAGGTCTGGCAGGTGATCAAGGCCGCCATCAACAAGCCGTTCAGCGAGCGGAAGTGGGACGACTTCCTGACCAGCAGCCCGTGGTTCACCAGTCAGGCCGGCTTCCTGCGCGACCAGATGAAGCTGTACCGGAGCACCGGGCGGCTGGCGGTCGCCACCTACGCCTTCAAGCAGGACGATGCGATGGTCGAGGACTTCGGCCCTGACAAAACCCCGTGGCTGCTCAACAGCGTGTACGCCCCCTACACCGTGCAGCCCCGCGGCGCCATGTCGGGGCGCGGCTACTGGCTCGACGACTTCCGCGCGCTGCAACAGCGCTGACCACCATCACCAGTGCGCTGTCCGCGGCCGGCTACGATCCTCGGTGGCGACCAGGACGTCGAGGAGCAGCTCCTGCAGCTCGGCCCGGGCCGCGCACGGGCTCCTCGTACGGGTGGCCGCTGGTTGCGGTACTCGCACAGCGCCCAGCCCCTGACCGGCGATGTCACCGACGTCCACGCTGATGGGCAACGGCGTCCATCACCGCGCTCCTACCGCTGATCGGTCGAGCCGCTCTCAGCCCTTGGCCATGGAGTCCAGCAACCAGTTGTATCGCAGGCGCAGTGCGCGCTCCCAACCGGCCGCCGCGGCACCGACCGCGAGCGTGATGTTGAGCCATCCC
This region includes:
- a CDS encoding carbohydrate-binding protein, whose translation is MRGKVLTALVSLFALVPGTALAAPRVNTFERPERGSAYTLSQWAADGWSAPWQEGMDTRTWIDGYNFNHSGGKSLRVFYPKGKIGPADSGAQAPLALSPAREYYLSYWARYSSDFSWGTTEFAGKLGLGLAGGKACSGGQVCDGYNGFSSRMIWRRDNGQAAIYYYHMGHAGQYGDYAVLKRNGADILYPRGEWFNIVQRLKVNTVTNGNANPDGEIEIFYNGVSAATVTGLRFVRNGDLIDRAYFSSFFGGADTTFAPANDSWIWYDDLKVSTNRADICELAPGGCHTRTFQAESYSAMKGVITEPTPDTGGGQHVGSFDSTDWIAFGGVTIPSAGRYLVEYRVASPHDGGVISLDINEGATPLGNVDLPNTGSWSSYRTISREVDLPAGTHQFGVYAATGGFNLNWWKITRLY
- a CDS encoding beta-N-acetylhexosaminidase; translated protein: MSLVPLPAAVIPAYGVFALTAETGLTAPDALHGVLAWLQGTLRAGTRLPLRESASGSIRLELAPDLAPESYRLRVTPDHVRIEGGDPAGVFYGCQTLLQLLPPAVHRRSCTAPGTEWVIGATTITDAPRFPWRGVLLDVARHFMPVHDVLRFIDQMAAHRLNRLHLHLTDDQGWRLEIRRYPRLTSVGGWRTETQIGSGPDAGTDGRPHGGYYTHDDIREIVAYAAGRFVTVVPEIEMPGHVRAALAAYPELGAGAERLPVWTRWGIDDHVLNAEEHTVRFFCDVFDEVIELFPSPYVCVGGDEAPKTRLRHDPASRARAAELGLDSVDRLPGWFLGRIGRHLAGRGRRLLGWDDLLEGDLPVDATLLSWRGMSGAVVAARRGHDVISCPDNYAYLDYRQSDLDTEPIPQSVVLDLDRVYAFEPVPAELSPEEARHVIGGQANIWTEYMDSRRVVDYFAFPRLAAIAEVLWTPAPLRDLPGFRGRMETHLLRLEAMGIEFRRPQGPKPWQQRPGIAGRPRTEEERDAHIARITGRS
- a CDS encoding LacI family DNA-binding transcriptional regulator; the encoded protein is MARLPGTRASGGPSMADVAKLAGVSGQTVSRVVNGNDRVTADTRLKVETAMRQLGYRANIAARALATGRFGTIGVVMFNLSAVLNVCILEAVVTGAQARGYSVSVAMVDGPTEKDIRAAVRGLTDRAVDGVIVIEARVLDTPQLHLPEEVPVVIADSRAAHRHPTFGMDEAAGVRAAVDHLLGLGHATVHHVAGPTGSNPAQRRRAAWQRLLKRSGRAVPPPAVGDWSPQSGYDAARRLLAGDDVSAVFAANDQMAAGVLRAAAELGRKVPDDLSVVGFDDLDFTPFLAPPLTTVRQDLAAVGRRCLEHLIARIEAPPGIEAAQPASRFVRPELVIRASTAPPRR